TCGTCAGCTTTCTTATAGTCGCGACGTTAAAGCAGGTTAAAGGTAAAACCACTTCCACCAATAGAAATTCCGTTTTATAACGGTTGACCTTTCATTTTGTACAAAAAGCAATGTTGTCATGTACCACTATATCAAGGAAGCTTGATGCTCATGCAAACCATTTGCTTGTTTGTTATTTTTTCACCGCAAACATTCATTGTCCAAACGGATGTTTTCCCCTTTGCATAAAATGATACATGATCATAAGGAGGAATATACGTGAGAAAGAAACTGTTGACGACGAGCTCGAAAGGTTTGATGGAAGATTCATTTCCGTTCCAGCTGTATCAAAAAGCAAAAAAATATGGAATTTGGAATCCTCAGCATATTAATTTTTCACAAGATCAAGAAGACTGGAAAACGTTATCAGTTAAAGAAAAGAATTGGATGTTAAGACTCCTCGCTCAATTCCAGGGAGGGGAAGAGGCGGTTACTCTTGATTTACTTCCATTGCTTCGGGTGGTTGCGGAAGAAGGCAGGCTGGAGGAAGAGATGTTCCTTACTACCTTTTTATGTGATGAAGCCAAACATACTGAATTCTTTCGGCTGGTTTTGAATGCCATTGGTGAAAAAGGAGATCTTTCGCACTTGCATTCCAATAGCTATCGTAAAATATTTTATGATATTCTCCCAGAAACAATGGAGCGTCTTTGGCATGAACAAACCCCCGAGGCAATAGCTGACGCAGCTACGGTGTATAATATGTTTGTAGAAGGAGTACTGGCTGAAACTGGATATAAATCATTTTACGATGGTCTGAAAACGATCGGTAAAATGCCAGGACTTATAGAGGGTATCGATCACTTGAAGAAAGATGAATCAAGACATATCGCTTACGGGACATTTTTACTTCAGCGCTTGATTTGTGAGCATCCCCATCTTTTTGATCGGGTGGTTAAGAAGCTCGAAGAATTGGCCCCTCTATCCATTTCCTTAAATGCCGAGGGAGTGATCGGTGATGGGGAAAAATTAAAGCAATACAAGTCTGAAATCAGGAAATACTCTGAGAAACAGCTGATGGTAAGAATTGAAATCCTTGCACGGGCGAAGGGACAGAAAATCGAAGAGATTTATCGATCTACAGGAGCGAACTGACAAATGATATATAACTAAGAGCATAAAAAATGCTTTTTAGTTATATATCTTCTTAAAGTAATGAACATACATTATTTCACCGTAATCCCGACAATAGCATTCATGATTACATAGATCATATTTGTTTCATGCAATGAATCATAATGGGCAAATGAGATAATATATGGATTCAACGATAGTGGGAAGTACGGTCCATAAGTTTTGTACGACCAGTGAATTCAATAAAGTCCACTTTAGTTCATCCATTGAGGGCATGAATCCGGAATAAAGGGTTCGTGCCATTTTATTGATTTCCCAACCTTGATTGAATGAGATGCTTAGGAAATCCTTTTGTAAAGGACTGGCACGTCCGCTTCACCTCCGTTATGTTTGGTCATTTCTTGAAGGGATGTGAGCGAGAATGGTCTAATAGTAGGGGGGCAAACTGTTTTAAGTGTTTAATCAAAACTTAATAATTCTTAAGAAATTACGCCACCATTTCTTCAGGTTTGGATTGTAAAGTAAAAGATAAATTCAAACAGATGGGGTGAAGGTATATGAAGCAGTCCTCTTTCTTATTTCAATTTATGAAAAATCCAAAAACGGTTGGCGCAGTCCTTCCAAGTTCCGGATTTCTTGGAGATAAAATGATAGAAGGAATTGATTTCAACGAAGCGAAATATATTGTTGAATATGGACCGGGAACAGGTATATTTACAGAAAAATTGGTGAAAAAAAGAAATGATCGAACAGTTATTTTATTAGTGGAAAATAATAAGGAATTTTATCTGGCATTAAAAGAAAAATTCAAAGAAGAAAGCAATTTATTCATTGTATATGGATCTGCTCTGAATATTGAACAGTACATAAAAAAGTTCAATATCCCTTATGTGGATTATGTGATTTCCGGGCTGCCTTTTGCAAGTTTACCCAAAAAAATTTCTAGTGAAATTCTATCGAATACCACCAAAATTTTAAAAAAGGATGGACAATTCATTACCTTCCAATACACTAAATATAAAAAGGCTTTCATTGAAAAGTTCTTTAACAAAATAGATATAAAAAAAGAATATCGTAATTTGCCGCCAGCATATGTTTTTAACTGTACGATCCAAGGCCAACATGTGGAGGGTTTTTATGGAGTCCGAAATTTTAATTGTTGATGATGATAAAGAAATCAGAAATCTCATATCCGTTTTTTTGGAAAATGAAGGTTTTCAAACAAAGCAGGCGGAGGATGGTTTTGAAGCTTTGGAATTATTGGATGCCATCAATTTTGATCTCATTATCTTAGATATAATGATGCCAAAAATGGATGGAATGGAAGTATGCATGAAAATCAGGCAAGAACGGAGTATGCCGATACTTATGCTTTCTGCAAAATCAGAAGATATGGATAAAATCCAGGGGCTTGCAATGGGTGCTGATGATTATCTCACCAAACCGTTTAACGCCTTGGAGTTAATAGCAAGAGTGAAGTCACAGCTTAGAAGATATAAAAAATACAACCCAGATGCCAATCAGGGCAAACATATCATTGTAATTGGCGATTTGACCATCAATACTGATACCCGGCAAACCATGGTCGGGGATAAGGAGGTAAGATTAACGCCAAAGGAATTCGATATACTTGAATTGCTAGCTCGCAACAAAGGGATTGTATTGAGTGTCAGTAAAATTTATGAAGCTGTCTGGAAGGAGGGCTTTTTTAAATCTGACAATAATGTAATGGTTCATATCACCAAAATTAGGGACAAGATTGAAGAAGATTCCAAACACCCCATTTATATTAAAACGGTTTGGGGAGTCGGTTATAAAATATGAAAAATATAAAAATTAATGATAAGCTGGTCATAAAATTTTATGTCGTTATAGCGATTAGCTTCCTTTTAGCATTAGGTATGATGATGCTCATAAGTTATTTTACTTTACCTTTATACCTGGATCACCCAACCGAAATCAATTTGAAAAAATATAATTTGATGTTGATTTCTTTAGGTATCCTAACGTTCATCGCAAGCTCATTATTTCTGGTGCGAAAAAAACTGATTTATTTAAAGCATATCACTGAAAATATTGAACAAATCGCCAATGGAGATCTCGGCTTGACGATTGCGGTTCAAGGAGGGGATGAAATAGCACAACTTGCCATGAATATCAATTCCATGTCAGAAGAGTTGAAAAGTAAATTTGAAAATGAAAGACGTTTAGAAAGTTCAAAGAATGAGCTGATAACAAATGTGTCTCATGATTTGCGTACACCGTTAACTTCCATCATTGGGTATTTGGAATTGTTAAGAAAAGGTCAATATGCAAACAAAGAACAATTTCAGGGTTATGTTGATACCATTTATGGAAAATCACAAAGGCTCAAAAACTTAATAAATGAACTTTTTGAATATACCCGTTTATCGAGTCCCGATGTTAGGCTGAACCTTAGGATTGTCGATTTGGCGTGGTTAATAAGGCAAATGTTCGGAGAGTATATTCCGCTGCTGGAAGAAAAGCAATTGACTATCGAGGAATCTATAACGGAAGAAGACATACCTGTTTTAATAGATGTTGAAAAAATGGTTCGTGTTTATGAAAATCTCATTATGAATGCCATTAAATACAGCTTGAAACCATCTCCTTTTCGAATAGTTTTGATTTCAGATGATTCAAAAGCGGTTTTGATCGTATCAAACCAAATCGCCGCTCCCCCTGTAGACGATGCAAATAAATTGTTTGATCGCTTATTCATTGATGATGAGGAAAGGACTGGGAATAGGGGAACAGGTCTTGGGCTCGCCATTTCAAAAAGGATCGTCCATCTTCATGAGGGGGATATTCGTGCGGAGTATAATGACAATTGGATTAGTTTTATCGTGGAACTCCCTATACAAAAATGATGGCTTATGAAGCTTATCCGCTTCATAAGCCATCATTTTTGGTTCCCACTTTCAGGGATGCTGAAGTATACGAGAATCTCGTGGAAAGGAGGGTGAGTGAAGGGGATCGGGAAAATCGTGTAAGAGGCATTATACTTTGCAATTTCAATTGCGGCAAACGGCGGATGTTTTTAAAATAATTCAATATAGTAACCAGCTAATTTGCTAGTATCTTCACCAAAAAACGCGGGTTCATTTTTCATATTAAGGGAATCGCATAAGGTGGGAATGATTTGAAGTAAATCTCCATAGGAGATATCGATATTATGTATTTCTTTCAAGCTATGACAAAATTCTATGCTGTCAATTTTATTGAAATTCTCTCCAATTAAAATCAAATCGTGTTTTTCAATGGCTTTTCCCCATGAAGCATCAGAATCGATTGTTTGAACTTCAGTTTTTAGTTGAACTAAAACTTCTTTTATTTTTTGTGAATTAGTCATTTCTACACTTCCTTTATTTTTATGCAGGTCCATTATACCATAATTTTCAAGAGTTGGGACAATAATAGTGAAAAGTCCCTTAGAAAATCACCGGAGGCTTCCTGAATGTGAAGGCAAGCCGATATTAGAGAAATAAAATGAAGAAAAGCGGGTGACGAAGAATCGTCCTAGCAAATCCGAAAAAGCCGACTCCTGACATACAGGAATCGACTTTTTGAAAGTACTATGAAATTGAACATCCTTTCGTTCATCATCTTTTTACGGATGGCCTTACATCTTCCGGAATAGGGGAGACATAGACCTTCCCTTGCAATCGTTCTTTTAGCTCAGACTTTGCCTGGTCGATCAATTCAGGATTCTCCAATACTTCCACTGCAGTTGCGGCGATAACCTTACCGGCATGAAGCATGCCTTTATGGGCGATGGAGGTTGATCCGAGTGTAACCCACTGCCAGCTATGCAAAGGGGACCCGAGAACAAAACAAGCCGTTGTGCATTGTGCGGTAGGCACGATCCAGCTAACATCTCCTACATCTGAAGAACCCGTCAATGGAGCTTGGGGGCTTTCGAACGGTTCTAACCAATTCGCCATCGCCTCATCTTGGTCATTTTTGAACGGATTGATGGTACTATTCCTCTCTTGCTCCGATAACGTGGCACGCACTGAGCTTGCAAGGCTCTTTTCGCTGTCGTCGTGTTGAGGGATGCCTAATTCTTGAAAATTCTTATACATGACCGATTCCAACACATTATTCGGAATGACATTCGAGCAGGCCTTATCGAATACGATTTCCACTTCGGTTCCTGTCATGAGCGCCGCTCCTCTAGCAATATTACAAACTCTTAAGTAAATATCCTGTACTTGCGCAACTTCTGGAGCTCGAACTAAATAAAGAACCTCTGCATCTTGCTGGACGACATTTGGAGATACTCCACCTGAATTCGTTATGGCATAATGAACTCTGGCTTCTTGGATAATATGCTCTCTTAGATAGTTCACGCCAACATTCATGAGCTCTACGGCATCCAATGCACTTCGACCCAAATGTGGGGAAGCTGCCGCATGTGAGCTTTTTCCTTTGAATTTGAAGTATACTTGGAAATTTGATAGGGAGTCCATGGTCATAATTCCGTTAACATCCAAAGGATGCCAGCAAAAGGCAAAATCGACATCTTCGAATAAACCTTCTCTGACCATGAATGCTTTTCCAGAACCGCCTTCTTCTCCAGGACAGCCATAATAACGGACCGTTCCTTCAATGGAATTCTCTTCCATAAATTCCTTCACGGCGACAGCAGCAGCTAAAGATCCGGTACCAAGTAAATTGTGGCCACATCCATGGCCATTTTCACCTTGTAAGATAGGTTCTTGCCTAGCTGTCGCCTTTTTTTGGCTCATCCCTGACAGCGCATCGAATTCTCCCATGATCGCCACAACAGGTTTACCGCTACCAAAGCTGCCTATAAATGCAGTTTCTATGTTTCCGACACCTCTTTCAACGGTAAAACCTTCGTTTTCTAAAGTCGTGCATAGTAATTCAGCCGATTGGTATTCTTCAAAACGGGTTTCTGCAAAATTCCATATTCGGTCACTAACGTCAATGAATGTTTCCTTTTTTTGTTCAATGATTTCAGATAGTCTATTTATATGTTTCATTACGCCAACATTCCTTTCTGGAAATAGTAAACGGTAAATGCCGAATTATCCTAAAATTCTTCTTGCGATAAGATTCAAAAGTTCAACGCTACGTGGTAGAACCTCTTCCTGGATATCGAATTTAGGGTGGTGATGAGGTGCAGGAATATCGGTCCCGATAATCATATATGTGCCTTTGCCGCCATTATCCTGTACTCTTCGAATCATGAAGCTTGCATCCTCGCTTCCGGCAGAACCGGATTCCCTGCATGCTTTAATTGTTGAAAAGCCATCTACCTGTCTGGCTTCTTCCATGGCTAGATCGACAAGTTCTTGATCACAGCGAATCGTGATGGCTTGTCCGATAATTTCAATCTCGTGATCAAGCTCATGCATTGCAGCGCTATGAGCCACGATATTTCGTACACGTTTTTCCAATTCTTCATTTGTTTCTTCGGCAATGGAACGGGTTTCGATGATCATTTTTGCGTGAGCCGGGATGATATTTGCGGCAGTCCCGCCAGTTAGAACACCTACGTTTATACGTGTGGATCCTGAACTGAACCTAGGTATGGCGTGAATATTCAATAATGCAGTGGCTGCCCCCAATAATGCATTTTTTCCTTTTTCAGGTGAAGCGCCTGCATGAGAAGCTACCCCATGAAAATGGGCAGCCATTTTCGTGCTTGCCAAAAAGCCGGAAGACCCGCCATGAAATTCACCTAGAGGGACATCGGTGCCTAGGTGGAGGCAAAATAAATGATCGATATCATCCAACATTCCTTTTTTCACGATTGAATAGGCA
This genomic stretch from Peribacillus muralis harbors:
- a CDS encoding response regulator transcription factor → MESEILIVDDDKEIRNLISVFLENEGFQTKQAEDGFEALELLDAINFDLIILDIMMPKMDGMEVCMKIRQERSMPILMLSAKSEDMDKIQGLAMGADDYLTKPFNALELIARVKSQLRRYKKYNPDANQGKHIIVIGDLTINTDTRQTMVGDKEVRLTPKEFDILELLARNKGIVLSVSKIYEAVWKEGFFKSDNNVMVHITKIRDKIEEDSKHPIYIKTVWGVGYKI
- a CDS encoding R2-like ligand-binding oxidase translates to MRKKLLTTSSKGLMEDSFPFQLYQKAKKYGIWNPQHINFSQDQEDWKTLSVKEKNWMLRLLAQFQGGEEAVTLDLLPLLRVVAEEGRLEEEMFLTTFLCDEAKHTEFFRLVLNAIGEKGDLSHLHSNSYRKIFYDILPETMERLWHEQTPEAIADAATVYNMFVEGVLAETGYKSFYDGLKTIGKMPGLIEGIDHLKKDESRHIAYGTFLLQRLICEHPHLFDRVVKKLEELAPLSISLNAEGVIGDGEKLKQYKSEIRKYSEKQLMVRIEILARAKGQKIEEIYRSTGAN
- a CDS encoding HAMP domain-containing sensor histidine kinase, with product MKNIKINDKLVIKFYVVIAISFLLALGMMMLISYFTLPLYLDHPTEINLKKYNLMLISLGILTFIASSLFLVRKKLIYLKHITENIEQIANGDLGLTIAVQGGDEIAQLAMNINSMSEELKSKFENERRLESSKNELITNVSHDLRTPLTSIIGYLELLRKGQYANKEQFQGYVDTIYGKSQRLKNLINELFEYTRLSSPDVRLNLRIVDLAWLIRQMFGEYIPLLEEKQLTIEESITEEDIPVLIDVEKMVRVYENLIMNAIKYSLKPSPFRIVLISDDSKAVLIVSNQIAAPPVDDANKLFDRLFIDDEERTGNRGTGLGLAISKRIVHLHEGDIRAEYNDNWISFIVELPIQK
- a CDS encoding amidohydrolase, with product MNIIDLRRDLHQHPEIGFTEFRTASKVVEALTSLNYHVIFGKDALDGDSRRGVPPAEVLQEAYNRALQDGANPEFLQEMEGGYTAVIGILEGKTDGPTVAFRFDMDALPVTESSDPDHFPHTNGFRSKYEGNMHACAHDGHTVIGLGLAEKLADRNFAGTVKLIFQPAEEGVRGAYSIVKKGMLDDIDHLFCLHLGTDVPLGEFHGGSSGFLASTKMAAHFHGVASHAGASPEKGKNALLGAATALLNIHAIPRFSSGSTRINVGVLTGGTAANIIPAHAKMIIETRSIAEETNEELEKRVRNIVAHSAAMHELDHEIEIIGQAITIRCDQELVDLAMEEARQVDGFSTIKACRESGSAGSEDASFMIRRVQDNGGKGTYMIIGTDIPAPHHHPKFDIQEEVLPRSVELLNLIARRILG
- a CDS encoding M20 family metallopeptidase, yielding MKHINRLSEIIEQKKETFIDVSDRIWNFAETRFEEYQSAELLCTTLENEGFTVERGVGNIETAFIGSFGSGKPVVAIMGEFDALSGMSQKKATARQEPILQGENGHGCGHNLLGTGSLAAAVAVKEFMEENSIEGTVRYYGCPGEEGGSGKAFMVREGLFEDVDFAFCWHPLDVNGIMTMDSLSNFQVYFKFKGKSSHAAASPHLGRSALDAVELMNVGVNYLREHIIQEARVHYAITNSGGVSPNVVQQDAEVLYLVRAPEVAQVQDIYLRVCNIARGAALMTGTEVEIVFDKACSNVIPNNVLESVMYKNFQELGIPQHDDSEKSLASSVRATLSEQERNSTINPFKNDQDEAMANWLEPFESPQAPLTGSSDVGDVSWIVPTAQCTTACFVLGSPLHSWQWVTLGSTSIAHKGMLHAGKVIAATAVEVLENPELIDQAKSELKERLQGKVYVSPIPEDVRPSVKR
- a CDS encoding class I SAM-dependent methyltransferase, translating into MKQSSFLFQFMKNPKTVGAVLPSSGFLGDKMIEGIDFNEAKYIVEYGPGTGIFTEKLVKKRNDRTVILLVENNKEFYLALKEKFKEESNLFIVYGSALNIEQYIKKFNIPYVDYVISGLPFASLPKKISSEILSNTTKILKKDGQFITFQYTKYKKAFIEKFFNKIDIKKEYRNLPPAYVFNCTIQGQHVEGFYGVRNFNC